A genomic segment from Peptococcus niger encodes:
- the aroA gene encoding 3-phosphoshikimate 1-carboxyvinyltransferase: MDICIEPGALGGHVAAMPSKSILHRQLFCAALADGPTRFICPILSEDMHASLSVLSALGAEWKRTDTGLSLAPISHPPKALRLNAGESGTTLRFLLPLVAALGLSAEIDGEGRLPDRPLKALTDALRAGGVAVSADALPLSMSGRFQGSQVTLPGNVSSQYISAFLLAAPLLPAGLSIQVDGPLESEAYVAMTMAVMAEYGVHVQESGDSYTVAAGARYRAPQEPVLIEGDWSNAAFFLAAGAVGKAVTVTGLNPDSCQGDAAILPILTAFGARVSSTADAVTVVPGRLAGISLDVSQIPDLLPILAMVGACASGSTTFKNAGRLRLKESDRLAATADLLRTVGLEVEEGPETLTVFGGRVAGGAVDGYGDHRMVMSAAILAAVAGHDPLCIHGAEAVRKSFPHFFDDFAHIGGKCHVVSDRT, from the coding sequence ATGGACATATGCATAGAACCGGGCGCCTTAGGCGGCCATGTGGCGGCCATGCCCAGCAAGTCCATCTTGCACCGACAGCTTTTTTGCGCCGCTTTGGCAGACGGCCCGACCCGCTTCATCTGCCCGATTTTATCTGAGGATATGCACGCCAGCCTCTCTGTTTTAAGCGCTTTGGGGGCCGAGTGGAAGCGGACGGATACCGGCCTCAGCCTTGCTCCAATCAGCCACCCGCCAAAGGCCCTGCGTCTCAACGCCGGCGAGAGCGGGACGACCTTGCGCTTTTTATTGCCGCTGGTGGCCGCCTTGGGCCTTTCCGCAGAAATCGACGGGGAGGGCCGGTTGCCGGACCGGCCCTTAAAGGCCCTTACCGATGCCCTCCGTGCCGGTGGCGTAGCTGTTTCTGCCGATGCCCTGCCCCTGTCCATGTCGGGACGCTTTCAGGGCAGTCAGGTAACCCTGCCGGGCAATGTCAGCTCTCAGTACATCAGCGCTTTTCTGCTGGCGGCCCCCCTACTGCCGGCGGGGCTTTCCATCCAGGTTGACGGACCGCTTGAATCGGAAGCTTACGTCGCCATGACCATGGCGGTCATGGCCGAATACGGCGTCCATGTCCAAGAAAGCGGTGACAGCTATACCGTTGCGGCCGGCGCGCGCTACCGGGCCCCGCAAGAGCCGGTTCTTATCGAAGGGGACTGGTCCAATGCCGCCTTTTTCTTGGCCGCCGGCGCCGTGGGCAAGGCGGTCACCGTCACCGGGCTTAACCCGGACAGCTGTCAAGGCGACGCTGCCATCCTTCCGATTTTAACAGCCTTTGGCGCGCGCGTCAGCTCCACTGCCGATGCGGTTACCGTTGTCCCCGGACGCCTGGCCGGTATTTCCCTGGACGTCAGCCAAATTCCAGACTTATTGCCCATTCTTGCCATGGTCGGCGCCTGCGCCTCAGGTAGTACCACCTTTAAAAACGCCGGCCGCTTGCGCTTAAAAGAAAGCGACCGCTTGGCTGCCACTGCTGACCTCTTGCGGACCGTCGGCCTTGAAGTTGAGGAAGGGCCGGAGACCTTGACCGTCTTTGGCGGGCGGGTGGCTGGCGGTGCGGTAGACGGTTATGGCGACCACCGCATGGTCATGAGCGCCGCCATTTTAGCCGCTGTTGCCGGGCACGACCCCCTGTGCATTCATGGTGCTGAAGCGG
- the aroB gene encoding 3-dehydroquinate synthase produces the protein MSAHKTPYRLHVGTEPAYDVQIGLSLREAAMAAASCLTAAGQVRLVSDEQVYALYGEPVKNCLETSGHTVALDLVAPGEGSKSIATWESLMNRWAADRLHRTDGVLALGGGVTGDLAGFAAASYMRGIPLVQMPTTLLAAVDASVGGKTALNLPLGKNLLGAFKQPSGVFCATDLFQSLADVDWQNGTAELIKMAILTDSDLFARLENRPFTSQSDDLTGVIATAVGHKITYVEADASEKGIRAHLNLGHTLGHAIEQVSGHTVPHGHAVAMGLAFISRAAVALGRLTPTDGQRILRLLQAHHLPISVPFDRNQLAKALLNDKKADGDGIRWILPVGIGHCLIHSVAYADLSEFLTKGGL, from the coding sequence ATGAGCGCCCACAAAACGCCATACCGGCTGCACGTAGGGACTGAGCCCGCTTATGATGTCCAGATTGGCCTCTCGCTAAGGGAGGCGGCAATGGCAGCGGCTTCCTGCTTGACGGCAGCCGGACAGGTGCGCCTGGTCAGTGATGAACAAGTCTATGCCCTCTACGGAGAGCCGGTGAAAAATTGCTTGGAAACCTCTGGCCATACGGTGGCCCTTGACCTGGTCGCCCCCGGCGAAGGCAGCAAGTCCATCGCAACCTGGGAAAGCTTGATGAACCGGTGGGCGGCAGACCGGCTCCACCGCACCGACGGGGTTCTTGCCTTAGGCGGCGGGGTGACCGGTGACTTGGCAGGCTTTGCCGCAGCCTCTTATATGCGCGGCATTCCGCTGGTGCAAATGCCCACCACCCTCCTGGCGGCAGTTGATGCCTCTGTCGGCGGTAAAACGGCGCTGAACCTGCCCTTGGGTAAAAACTTGCTTGGGGCCTTTAAGCAACCGAGCGGTGTCTTTTGTGCGACGGACCTCTTTCAAAGCCTGGCCGATGTCGATTGGCAAAACGGGACTGCCGAATTGATAAAAATGGCAATTTTAACAGACTCGGACTTATTTGCCCGCCTGGAAAACAGGCCCTTTACCAGCCAAAGCGACGACCTGACCGGGGTCATCGCCACCGCCGTTGGACATAAGATTACCTACGTGGAAGCGGATGCCAGCGAAAAAGGCATTCGCGCCCATCTGAACTTGGGCCACACCCTGGGCCATGCCATTGAGCAGGTCAGCGGTCACACCGTGCCTCACGGTCACGCGGTGGCCATGGGCCTGGCCTTTATCAGCCGAGCTGCGGTGGCCCTGGGCCGGTTGACGCCGACTGACGGCCAGCGCATCCTAAGGCTGCTCCAAGCCCATCACTTGCCAATTTCCGTGCCCTTTGACAGAAACCAGCTGGCAAAGGCCCTCCTGAACGATAAAAAAGCCGATGGCGACGGCATCCGTTGGATCCTTCCCGTCGGCATCGGTCACTGCCTTATTCATTCGGTGGCCTATGCCGACCTGTCCGAATTCTTAACGAAAGGCGGTTTATAA
- the aroF gene encoding 3-deoxy-7-phosphoheptulonate synthase, which yields MLIQLKDHVTKEQQDQLCDQLKEMGVALHISQGNEQTLIGLVGDTSNVDIERLRANRWIKKVTRISEPYKRVNRRMHPQDTVIKIGDVTIGGGQLTLIAGPCSVESEDQMRSLASEVKAAGAQILRGGAFKPRTSPYSFQGLGADGIDLLLEAKAASGLPIISEIMDLSDLPYFKDVDILQVGARNMQNFALLKELSKLDKPILLKRGLSATYEEWLMSAEYLMSDGNDKIILCERGIRTFETGTRNTLDISAIPILRQKTHLPIIIDPSHAAGIRELVRPLSHAAVAAGADGVMIEVHNNPEKALCDGPQSLPPEDYEKLAGELKALHRFCRENLSE from the coding sequence AGTTAAAGGAAATGGGCGTCGCCCTCCACATCAGTCAAGGCAATGAACAAACCCTCATCGGCCTGGTCGGCGATACGTCCAATGTGGACATTGAGCGTTTACGGGCCAACCGATGGATCAAAAAGGTCACCCGCATTTCCGAACCCTACAAACGGGTCAACCGGCGGATGCACCCGCAAGATACGGTGATAAAAATTGGCGATGTGACCATTGGCGGCGGTCAATTAACCCTCATCGCCGGTCCCTGCTCAGTTGAAAGCGAGGACCAGATGCGCAGCTTGGCCAGCGAGGTGAAGGCAGCCGGCGCACAAATTTTGCGTGGTGGCGCTTTCAAACCGCGCACCTCACCCTACTCCTTCCAGGGACTTGGCGCCGACGGCATTGACCTTTTATTGGAAGCCAAGGCGGCCAGCGGTTTACCGATTATCTCTGAAATCATGGATCTCTCAGATTTACCCTACTTCAAAGACGTGGACATCCTACAGGTAGGGGCCCGAAATATGCAAAATTTCGCCTTGTTGAAGGAGCTCAGCAAGTTGGACAAACCCATCCTCCTAAAGCGTGGCTTGTCCGCCACCTATGAAGAGTGGCTGATGAGCGCCGAATACCTGATGAGCGACGGCAACGATAAAATCATCCTCTGCGAACGGGGCATCCGAACCTTTGAAACCGGCACCCGCAACACCCTGGATATTTCCGCCATCCCGATTTTACGGCAGAAAACCCACCTGCCCATCATCATCGATCCGAGCCACGCCGCCGGCATTCGTGAACTGGTCCGGCCTTTATCCCATGCGGCTGTAGCGGCCGGTGCAGATGGGGTTATGATTGAAGTGCACAACAATCCGGAAAAGGCCCTCTGCGACGGTCCCCAGTCCCTGCCCCCGGAAGACTATGAAAAACTGGCCGGTGAATTAAAGGCCCTCCATCGCTTTTGCCGGGAGAATTTAAGCGAATGA